In the genome of Phragmites australis chromosome 9, lpPhrAust1.1, whole genome shotgun sequence, the window ccgccgagGAGGTCTCCGCTGAGGTCAGTCGCTGTTCCGATCTGCTATGACCCTCCGGGCAATAGGGTTGACAAGGGGGATAGGGACAACCTCCCACGGATGACTCCGTGGCGCCGGAGGGAGAGCAGATCTGAGGCTGCGGACGCTGCTGGGGCTGGACGTGTGTCTGTTGGCCAGACCACTCGGCCGGCGACCTCGGAAAAGGAGGTTTCAGCTCAGCCTCCGCCTGTGGCAGCTTCTCATGGGGCTGAGTTGGAGGAGGCGCCAAGGAAGAAGGCCCGGCTTGGATGGGGGCAAGGTTTGGCCAAATATGAGAAGCAGAAGGTACAAGGCCCTGCGGATCCTGCTGAAGCTGATGCTGATGGGAGCCCGGCTGATGCTGAACAGAAGACCACTTTCCCAGTCCCTGCCCTATGCCCATCTCCGGTTGCTGTTCCATCACCTGCACCACCATATTGTTGCTCAGGTATGCGACTCATTTCGATTTTTGACCTTGTTTTCCTTGTTGTAGTTTAATTGTTTCTAGTCCCCGTCTCCAATCCTTTGGTTCTGATACATCGGAAATTCTGATATCCAGTACACCATGGTTTCCGGACTCTCTTAATCTTGGTCACCATTCTGTTGTTAATTAATTCTATAATCGCAGCGGAACCTCTTAATCTTGGTCACCATTCTGTTGTTAATTAATTCTATAATTGCAGCAGAACCAAAACGGTGTGGTATTTGCAAACGAGTTTCTGCTTTAGGCTCACGCATACCCTATTGGCTGAAAACACGCCTTCTAATGGTCTTCTACAATAGTTCGAAGATCTGTTTATTTGCATTGGTCTTGTTGCGCAGTATAACCTCCCTccgcaattttttttatttgtgtttgttTGCTTGTGTATCAAGGCATGTTACACCTTCACAGTCTGGCTTATGAAATCTAAATACCTGCAACCATTTATTGTCCCATTGTTCCTGATATTCATTTGACCCTGTTAGCATGCAAGATACTCGTTGTATCGAAGGTACCATAGTTGGAAATGCTAGACTTGCCAGAGTTGTGGATAACTAAGTAACTAACTCTCTTACATATTCAACTGCAGCACCTGAAGATAGATCCTGTGAACTGACGACAAATACGGTCACGAACCCAACTAACAGTGTCCCTGGAGCTGATGATCAAGCCTGCATCAATGAATTCCCCATTAAGTTAGATCGGCTTGGTGATAATCCTATTGATTCCCTTGCAAACATGCTTGCTGAACTTCTCCAACATGATGATTCCTGTTCTGGGGATTCAAAAGGGCCGACCAGTACAAGTAAGCTGTTGCTACTGAAGGAAAGCATTTCCAAGGAGATTGAAAAGACTGAACTTGAGATTGATTTGTTGGAAGGTGAACTTAAATCTGTCAATACTGAGTCTGGAAAAGCTCTTGAAGATTCTCCCGCAGGTGTCACATATGCAGAAAATCTTTCACCTTCTAGTGGGACATCAGAAGTTCCTGGCAGTGTGGAGATATGTGAAGCGTCTCATGTGAAGGAACCGGGGGAGCTTATCCCTTGTCCCAAGATATCTGTAGTGCAGGATGCTGATGTCAAAGGTGCTGAAATGATGGAAATTGAAACAGCTCCAGTTCACAATGCTAAAACTGTTTCTTCAGAAGAAAGTGCTGCTTGTCCTGGAGTTGCTGAGGGTCAGGCCTGTGCAGCTGCTGATGTTAGCCCATTAAAGTCTTCTGAAGGTGCTGGACCTAAAATTGATGTTGACAATGAGAGGTTGGAAGCTTCTTCCTGCCATGTTAATGCTGATTCCATAAAAGCAGAAGGTAGTGGTGACCAGCCGGTGAGGCAATGCTCATACCACGATCCTGAGTATAATCTTTCCGGTTCAGTTACATCTTCAAACAATGATATAGCCAAAGTAGCGAATGAATCGATATTTAAACCCTTGCCTGCTGATACTCACCGGCTTTATTTATTGGCATCCGGTCATCTTCCCAGACAAACAAAGATTGATCCGATTATCAAAGAGAGGCTTGTAGGACATAAAAAAAGGCTGAGATTCAAAGAGCAGTCTCTTACCTTTAAGTTCAAGGTATTGCGTCACTTGTGGAAAGAGGATGTACGGTTACTTTCTGCAAGGAAACAGCGCTCAAAGTCCAATAAGCGCATTGATCAGAGCAACCGGACATCACAGATTGGTTCTCAGAGGCAACGCTCCTCTAACCGCTCACGATTAGCCATGCCTGGTCAGTattacattttctttttctaatccAAATTTTtaattatctttttttaaatgttatgtgctgctactgcttctgcttTCATAAGTTTTCATATGATATCAACTCCCAACTATGGTTTAATGATAGACTGTTTAATGAATTACCAAGGTGCATCCTCAATAAaactttgttttggtactgttCACATAATGAGCTGATAGTTTCATAAATCGGATTCTGATAATTTACATTCTACCACTCtgcatttgaagtttgaaagcATCATAGTTGTTGGGCATCCTTTTTGCCACAATAAATGAGGAAAGCAAGACTATATTGAAAATCCTCAATAGATTTATTCACCTACATTCAAGAGTAATCAATCGTATTCCAGCGAACAACAGCTCTAGAAAAAGGATGGATGTTAAAACATGCTTCCTTTCTTACCAAGTTTGCTAATTATAAAGGCCTTGCAAATGATCGGAAATATCTATTCCTGTTTCACAAGTTATTGGGATTATGCAAGCTATCTTGTAATGTAGTCATGCATGTGCTTGTTTTAGATATATTTCCGTGCAGTAGCCCTAATTGTTGGCTGGATGGGTGTTGTGGCATTGTTATGACAGGCGGACACTGTGTGCAAgagttaaaaaagaaaattttaattatatttttatttctattgcTGCAatgaaaattgtttttttttggttcatttttttgTGTACTAAACCCAATCATTTCTGTACTAAATATATAGTTCTGTTTGTAACTATCATATTTTAGTTTTATAGGTTGTTTTTCTCTGTTTTTGGTAGACtgcttcttttccttttgtttccATATTTTATATGGATGTTTGGTAGTATCCTAGCTGCCATTACATGCTTTTGTTCGTTGATCCATAATTGACTCtttcgtttttccttttttttttgcagctgGTAATTTAAGTACATTTCCCGCTCCAGAAATGTCAGATGTTGCATGCAAGCTATTTTCGGAATTTCAGATGAAGCGCTACAGAAATTACTTGAAAATGCCAGCATTGTTTATAGACGGGAAAGAGAAGGAATGTTTGAGGTTTGTCAGCAAGAATGGTTTGGTTGAAGATCCTGTTTCAGTTGAGAAGGAGCGAATTATGATAAATCCGTGGActcaagaagaaaaggaaatattTATGGAGATGCTTGCTAAATTTGGGAAGGATTTCTCCAAAATCTCCAGTTTTCTTACGCACAAAACAACTGCTGATTGCGTGGAGTTCTACTACAAACACCATAAATCTGACAGTTTCCGAGAAGTGAAGAAACTTTTGGATCTTCGTCAGCAACAGCAACCCACCAGCAATTATCTAGGAGCAAAATCTGGAAAGAAATGGAATCCTGAGGCAAATGCTGCTTCTCTTGATATGCTCGGTGTAGCATCAGCAGTAGCGGCCCATGGCCTTGAATACACAAACAGAGTGGAGAAAATTTGTGCAAAACCTCTCATTTGGACTGCATATGGGTCTAATGTTTCTTTCATGGCCAAAAAATCTTCTGACAGGGAGTGTGTTGATAATGTACCTTTGCATGAGAGAGAATCTGTAGCTGCTGATGTATTGGCAGGCATATGTGACACTCTCTCCCCCGAAGGAATGGGCTCATGCATTACTAGTTCTGCTGATCCTGGCCAGAAGATTAGCATCACAAGAATCGAGCATGTCTTGATCCCAGAAATTGACAAAAGCATTGATGAGGAGGAAACACTTTCAGATCAAGAATGTGAAGTTGATCCAGTTGATTGGAATGATGAtgagaaattaattttcattgAGGCTATGAATAACTATGGGAAGGATTTCGCTCGGATTTCATCATGTGTGAAGAGCAAGTCGTATGAACAATGCAAAGTATTCTTCAGCAAGGCTCGGAAATCACTCGGATTGGATTTGATCCATCAAGGGGCAGCTGATGTTAGTATGCCAACTAGTGATACCAATGGAGGGAGGAGTGATACTGACGAGGCCTGTGCTGCTGAAAGGGATTCAGCTATTTGTAGCCCACAGTCCTGTTCAAAAATAGAGATGGATGTATGTCCTGCTATTGAAAgagccagtcaagggcccaactCTGGTATCATCTCTAAACAGCCAGAAGGTGATAGATCAAATGAGTGTGATGTTGTAGATGTTAAAATTGAAGGAGCGAATAAAACAGATAGAAATTGCAGTATTGTTGATCATAAACGTTTCAGTGAAGTCACTCATCAAGCAGCATATGGTCCTATTGACATCAATTGTCCTGAAAGCACAGAGAAGCTGCAAGGCACAGATGATAATGTTGACCAAGTGAATATGAACAACAATAGTGCCATCAGTTCTTCGGATGAGCAAGCTATGGCAGTGCACTCAGAAGTCAGATCCACTTTACATGCTATTGAAGTGCTTCAAACAAACAAAGCCCCTGAAGGGGTTGGTGCTGATGTTTCCCAGGTGGATGAATGTTCACACCATATTCTTGATAATGCACTAATGAAAGCTGCAAATTCTGGTGCATCCACTTGCTTAGCTGCAGATGCTAGTATCAAGGACAATGTTCTCCACTTCTCAAACATGACGGGTGCCTCCTCCATCAGTGCTGCATTCACCTCAAGTTATCAGCAATCTATGCCAGGAGATATGCCACCATCGAAACCAAAACAACAGGTTACTCCTCTCACCCCAAAGGATTTAATGCCTGTGCAGTTCAGTTCTGTGCTTCCTGATCCTACTTCAATTCGTTTCGAGGGCATAGCCTCAATAACTACTCCCAACTTTGAGGACAACGGCAACAGAGTCAGCAATGCTTTAGGGGCCAAAGACATGAACAAGTACCCAACTTTTAAAGACCAATCTGGTAATCAGCATGAAACATTGTTTCGTAATATTGATGGTTACTCGAATCATCATTTGACAACTGAATTACCATTTTTTTCTGAAAGAATGGCAAGTGGCACTATGAGTACTTCTCAACCTGATCAGTTCACTCTAACAAAATTCCAGAATGGCAGGTCCAGCAGCTTGGGCCTTCCAAACACTACTGATGGGATTCAATGGACCAGAAAAAATGAGGATGTACAAGAAGGCTCATTGAGGTCTTGCTCTCACAATACAAGCTCTGAGGATGATGAGCGACTAAAGCGGTCTGGTGATGTCAAGTTGTTTGGGCAGATTCTCAGCCATCAATCATCTTTGCAAAGTTCTGGCTCATCATGTAATGGTAGCAAAAGCAAACCTCCCTCAACAAAGATTGACATGTCATCTGTGAGATTGTTGAGCAGTCCAAGGGATCGTGTGGCTTGTTCTTCTAGGTCTGCGCTCACTGTGCAATTGGGGCTGGAGGAGAGATCAGTGAGGAGCTATGGGCATCAGGATGGAAGCACAACACAGCCTGATCCTCTGCTCGTGATGACGAAGTGTCAGAGATCCTTAGCTGGTGTACCATTTTACTCAGCTAAAAATGGCACGCTTGGTGTGTTTTCAGATTATCAACAGCCTTTAATGCAGCCACATCAATCAGATCCGAAACGGTTGGAAAGGTTTTCTGACCCTCAGAAGAGGAACGGGGTGGAGTTCATCTCGGGGTTCCAGGAACCTAGTAAA includes:
- the LOC133928379 gene encoding uncharacterized protein LOC133928379 isoform X2, coding for MPPPPPDRRDYLYREGRRHDGGGGGDPLPPPASTPPRWRDSPYHPPPPPPLRDHARPSPRRTPSSASSEGYYRQGGVAYERSYPDEPPLGYTPLRSDRYWLEDDGGGYKGFGRYGGGGGGGRREGRDMRGSYRRSPFRGYGNEFSRNHQEQPPPPPPRRSPLRSVAVPICYDPPGNRVDKGDRDNLPRMTPWRRRESRSEAADAAGAGRVSVGQTTRPATSEKEVSAQPPPVAASHGAELEEAPRKKARLGWGQGLAKYEKQKVQGPADPAEADADGSPADAEQKTTFPVPALCPSPVAVPSPAPPYCCSAPEDRSCELTTNTVTNPTNSVPGADDQACINEFPIKLDRLGDNPIDSLANMLAELLQHDDSCSGDSKGPTSTSKLLLLKESISKEIEKTELEIDLLEGELKSVNTESGKALEDSPAGVTYAENLSPSSGTSEVPGSVEICEASHVKEPGELIPCPKISVVQDADVKGAEMMEIETAPVHNAKTVSSEESAACPGVAEGQACAAADVSPLKSSEGAGPKIDVDNERLEASSCHVNADSIKAEGSGDQPVRQCSYHDPEYNLSGSVTSSNNDIAKVANESIFKPLPADTHRLYLLASGHLPRQTKIDPIIKERLVGHKKRLRFKEQSLTFKFKVLRHLWKEDVRLLSARKQRSKSNKRIDQSNRTSQIGSQRQRSSNRSRLAMPAGNLSTFPAPEMSDVACKLFSEFQMKRYRNYLKMPALFIDGKEKECLRFVSKNGLVEDPVSVEKERIMINPWTQEEKEIFMEMLAKFGKDFSKISSFLTHKTTADCVEFYYKHHKSDSFREVKKLLDLRQQQQPTSNYLGAKSGKKWNPEANAASLDMLGVASAVAAHGLEYTNRVEKICAKPLIWTAYGSNVSFMAKKSSDRECVDNVPLHERESVAADVLAGICDTLSPEGMGSCITSSADPGQKISITRIEHVLIPEIDKSIDEEETLSDQECEVDPVDWNDDEKLIFIEAMNNYGKDFARISSCVKSKSYEQCKVFFSKARKSLGLDLIHQGAADVSMPTSDTNGGRSDTDEACAAERDSAICSPQSCSKIEMDVCPAIERASQGPNSGIISKQPEGDRSNECDVVDVKIEGANKTDRNCSIVDHKRFSEVTHQAAYGPIDINCPESTEKLQGTDDNVDQVNMNNNSAISSSDEQAMAVHSEVRSTLHAIEVLQTNKAPEGVGADVSQVDECSHHILDNALMKAANSGASTCLAADASIKDNVLHFSNMTGASSISAAFTSSYQQSMPGDMPPSKPKQQNGRSSSLGLPNTTDGIQWTRKNEDVQEGSLRSCSHNTSSEDDERLKRSGDVKLFGQILSHQSSLQSSGSSCNGSKSKPPSTKIDMSSVRLLSSPRDRVACSSRSALTVQLGLEERSVRSYGHQDGSTTQPDPLLVMTKCQRSLAGVPFYSAKNGTLGVFSDYQQPLMQPHQSDPKRLERFSDPQKRNGVEFISGFQEPSKGSRFAGAGILVSGVSDPVAALKAQYVPSSKIMNSDVDPWKDIGSSSTHLLV
- the LOC133928379 gene encoding uncharacterized protein LOC133928379 isoform X1 — translated: MPPPPPDRRDYLYREGRRHDGGGGGDPLPPPASTPPRWRDSPYHPPPPPPLRDHARPSPRRTPSSASSEGYYRQGGVAYERSYPDEPPLGYTPLRSDRYWLEDDGGGYKGFGRYGGGGGGGRREGRDMRGSYRRSPFRGYGNEFSRNHQEQPPPPPPRRSPLRSVAVPICYDPPGNRVDKGDRDNLPRMTPWRRRESRSEAADAAGAGRVSVGQTTRPATSEKEVSAQPPPVAASHGAELEEAPRKKARLGWGQGLAKYEKQKVQGPADPAEADADGSPADAEQKTTFPVPALCPSPVAVPSPAPPYCCSAPEDRSCELTTNTVTNPTNSVPGADDQACINEFPIKLDRLGDNPIDSLANMLAELLQHDDSCSGDSKGPTSTSKLLLLKESISKEIEKTELEIDLLEGELKSVNTESGKALEDSPAGVTYAENLSPSSGTSEVPGSVEICEASHVKEPGELIPCPKISVVQDADVKGAEMMEIETAPVHNAKTVSSEESAACPGVAEGQACAAADVSPLKSSEGAGPKIDVDNERLEASSCHVNADSIKAEGSGDQPVRQCSYHDPEYNLSGSVTSSNNDIAKVANESIFKPLPADTHRLYLLASGHLPRQTKIDPIIKERLVGHKKRLRFKEQSLTFKFKVLRHLWKEDVRLLSARKQRSKSNKRIDQSNRTSQIGSQRQRSSNRSRLAMPAGNLSTFPAPEMSDVACKLFSEFQMKRYRNYLKMPALFIDGKEKECLRFVSKNGLVEDPVSVEKERIMINPWTQEEKEIFMEMLAKFGKDFSKISSFLTHKTTADCVEFYYKHHKSDSFREVKKLLDLRQQQQPTSNYLGAKSGKKWNPEANAASLDMLGVASAVAAHGLEYTNRVEKICAKPLIWTAYGSNVSFMAKKSSDRECVDNVPLHERESVAADVLAGICDTLSPEGMGSCITSSADPGQKISITRIEHVLIPEIDKSIDEEETLSDQECEVDPVDWNDDEKLIFIEAMNNYGKDFARISSCVKSKSYEQCKVFFSKARKSLGLDLIHQGAADVSMPTSDTNGGRSDTDEACAAERDSAICSPQSCSKIEMDVCPAIERASQGPNSGIISKQPEGDRSNECDVVDVKIEGANKTDRNCSIVDHKRFSEVTHQAAYGPIDINCPESTEKLQGTDDNVDQVNMNNNSAISSSDEQAMAVHSEVRSTLHAIEVLQTNKAPEGVGADVSQVDECSHHILDNALMKAANSGASTCLAADASIKDNVLHFSNMTGASSISAAFTSSYQQSMPGDMPPSKPKQQVTPLTPKDLMPVQFSSVLPDPTSIRFEGIASITTPNFEDNGNRVSNALGAKDMNKYPTFKDQSGNQHETLFRNIDGYSNHHLTTELPFFSERMASGTMSTSQPDQFTLTKFQNGRSSSLGLPNTTDGIQWTRKNEDVQEGSLRSCSHNTSSEDDERLKRSGDVKLFGQILSHQSSLQSSGSSCNGSKSKPPSTKIDMSSVRLLSSPRDRVACSSRSALTVQLGLEERSVRSYGHQDGSTTQPDPLLVMTKCQRSLAGVPFYSAKNGTLGVFSDYQQPLMQPHQSDPKRLERFSDPQKRNGVEFISGFQEPSKGSRFAGAGILVSGVSDPVAALKAQYVPSSKIMNSDVDPWKDIGSSSTHLLV
- the LOC133928379 gene encoding uncharacterized protein LOC133928379 isoform X3, translating into MPPPPPDRRDYLYREGRRHDGGGGGDPLPPPASTPPRWRDSPYHPPPPPPLRDHARPSPRRTPSSASSEGYYRQGGVAYERSYPDEPPLGYTPLRSDRYWLEDDGGGYKGFGRYGGGGGGGRREGRDMRGSYRRSPFRGYGNEFSRNHQEQPPPPPPRRSPLRSVAVPICYDPPGNRVDKGDRDNLPRMTPWRRRESRSEAADAAGAGRVSVGQTTRPATSEKEVSAQPPPVAASHGAELEEAPRKKARLGWGQGLAKYEKQKVQGPADPAEADADGSPADAEQKTTFPVPALCPSPVAVPSPAPPYCCSAPEDRSCELTTNTVTNPTNSVPGADDQACINEFPIKLDRLGDNPIDSLANMLAELLQHDDSCSGDSKGPTSTSKLLLLKESISKEIEKTELEIDLLEGELKSVNTESGKALEDSPAGVTYAENLSPSSGTSEVPGSVEICEASHVKEPGELIPCPKISVVQDADVKGAEMMEIETAPVHNAKTVSSEESAACPGVAEGQACAAADVSPLKSSEGAGPKIDVDNERLEASSCHVNADSIKAEGSGDQPVRQCSYHDPEYNLSGSVTSSNNDIAKVANESIFKPLPADTHRLYLLASGHLPRQTKIDPIIKERLVGHKKRLRFKEQSLTFKFKVLRHLWKEDVRLLSARKQRSKSNKRIDQSNRTSQIGSQRQRSSNRSRLAMPAGNLSTFPAPEMSDVACKLFSEFQMKRYRNYLKMPALFIDGKEKECLRFVSKNGLVEDPVSVEKERIMINPWTQEEKEIFMEMLAKFGKDFSKISSFLTHKTTADCVEFYYKHHKSDSFREVKKLLDLRQQQQPTSNYLGAKSGKKWNPEANAASLDMLGVASAVAAHGLEYTNRVEKICAKPLIWTAYGSNVSFMAKKSSDRECVDNVPLHERESVAADVLAGICDTLSPEGMGSCITSSADPGQKISITRIEHVLIPEIDKSIDEEETLSDQECEVDPVDWNDDEKLIFIEAMNNYGKDFARISSCVKSKSYEQCKVFFSKARKSLGLDLIHQGAADVSMPTSDTNGGRSDTDEACAAERDSAICSPQSCSKIEMDVCPAIERASQGPNSGIISKQPEGDRSNECDVVDVKIEGANKTDRNCSIVDHKRFSEVTHQAAYGPIDINCPESTEKLQGTDDNVDQVNMNNNSAISSSDEQAMAVHSEVRSTLHAIEVLQTNKAPEGVGADVSQVDECSHHILDNALMKAANSGASTCLAADASIKDNVLHFSNMTGASSISAAFTSSYQQSMPGDMPPSKPKQQVTPLTPKDLMPVQFSSVLPDPTSIRFEGIASITTPNFEDNGNRVSNALGAKDMNKYPTFKDQSEWQVQQLGPSKHY